Genomic segment of Ficedula albicollis isolate OC2 chromosome 3, FicAlb1.5, whole genome shotgun sequence:
TTTGAGATCCTTACTGAGCTTCCTGTTCTTGAAGGATCTGACATCAGGTGATGTTGTTTTTATCACTCATCTGTTTCTCAACCCTCCAAATCAGATGTCTTGGGAGTATAGTGTCTTCTATAGTTCACGTTTTGGTGAAGATaggaaaaaagtgggaaaaatgggaattatcTCCTTGACAGCCTCActgtttctgaattttcttaATTCCTGGTTTTGTGTGAAACATCTGGGAAGATTCAGCATGAAGTTCCATCTATAGAACAGTTTAGCTAATAAGACATGAGTAAATCTTGCTGCTTTGCAACCTTCTATACTGAGCAGTAAAACTAAGTTACATTAGTTATTATATAAAGCTGATATTGGCTTTGCATGTTTATAACAAGTGACTTTCAAAATGTTAGCTTAGTTTTTTACAGGTTTGTTAGCTGACTTGACATGGCAGTTTTTGGATGTAGCTTTCTCTCCTGCTTCCAACTCCATGTGATGATTTTGTGGGATGTATCCATTCTGGACTTCTGAGAATTTTGTATTATTGTCGAGTCCTCTGAATTAATGCAACATATTAGTATAGATACACATGGTTGtcccaaagaaaaatatgaacGCCCTGCAAGCCAACCCCCCGGCTGGCAGCTCCTTGAAATGTCTCATAAGCCAGAGACTTGCAGAGGTTCCACTGCTGTTCTCAGGAATGAGTGCAGTGGGCAGAAGTTCGTTGTCACAGTGAGACTTGAGTTTCACAAGTGAGGTGCTGTGTCCTCCAGGTGACTTAGAGGCACTTACGAGCCGCGCAGCTGGTAACAGAGCGAGAATGCTGCTGGCAAGCAAACCTCGAGCTTACTGTTGTTTGCTGGGCCTGCTTAAGGTGGGTGGGTGGGTAGTGCAGCTTTTACTTTGGTTAACTTCTACTGCATCACATTCCAGAGAAGAGGATAATCCTGGATTAAGCATCATCTGTGGGTCAAAGTCATACTGCAgttcagggaagggagggaaaaaggagactTAGTAGCTGGTGTTGCATTGTTTTAGgcaagtgtttttttctggagacTCCTTGTTTAACCTGGATGACAGCTACTGCAACTTTGTACCCTGTaaggcacacagcagctgtcaGTACAGAGTAGGCACACAGCCTTAACCAGCGGGTGTTGAGCAATTCGCTGTCTCAGTctcaaagctgctgctccttgtaCCCTGTaaggcacacagcagctgtcaGTACAGAGTAGGCACACAGCCTTAACCAGCGCTGTACCCTGTaaggcacacagcagctcttaGTACAGAGTAGGCACACAGCCTTAACCAGCGGGTGTTGAGCAATTCGCTGTCTCAGTctcaaagctgctgctcctgtacATCGCTCCAGGGCATGCACATGATTCCTCTTGAACTGTCTGCATGTCTGCTATGACCTGTCTACATTCAGGAAGGGTCTTTTTTTATACTTGCGAATTTTCTGATACAAAACCTGGAGttaaaaggatttattttggggtgcagggaaaGTAAACAAAAGTAGGCATTTGCACAAATATGTTAATGTAATGTGCAAAATGTAGTGGGGTAAAATGATTGGAAAAATCTTGTGTTCAAGAATTGATCACTAGTgctaaaaaaattgtttctatttcagtatgttagctgaaaaaaatcagtaatcTGGCAGTTGTATTCTAAACAGATATTCTTGGCAGGGATTGGTAACTTTTTAGATTAATCTTGATTGTGAAGTCTCATTTTTGGTTAACAATTTAACGGTggaatcacattttttttttgtatatggAACCATACTATTAAAGTTTGCATCTAATAACGTGGATATTCCATATGGCAAATGGGCAGTGTGCCTATAGGCTGAAGTTTCTATTTTATGAGGCTTTTGGGAAGTGGAAGTTGCTGTGATTGTTCCAGACTAGCCTGGCTTGTAGTTGTGTGTGAGCAAACATAATGCCAGTATAAATAGTCAGATTTTTTTGCAACCATGAATGTTGGAGCACAAAGTTGACAAGGCTTTTCAAACACTGATGGTAGTTTTGGGGAATGTTTCAGAAGGTAAAAATGTAGCTGAATTCAAAATCTTGGGAAGTTTGGGTTTGTTATGGGGTTTGtgtgtttggttggttggttttggttggattttttggggtttttttgtttttttagtttttgtagATTTGGtttataaaattacttttgacaCTTTCAGCTTGCAGCAATTGTTAAATGCCTCATTTGTTCGAATATTGGCTTCTAAATGTGAAAATTGAACTTTGAAGAAAACTTTGTGTTTACAGCTTTAGAAAGtactttgaggaaaaaaaaattaaaatacttgatTTGTAATTCGGATTTCTTCTGTGTGCTGTTATTGACCTGACAGATTTGGAGCTGGCTCTCTGTAGAGGAGCTTCAGTAGAGTTTTAGTCCACACAGACAGAAGATGATGAACTTGTACAATAGCCTTTTCTTGCATGGTTTCGTTCCTCCCTTATCTCTGTGCCCCCTCCAAATGTTTCATGAGAGAACACAGGAAGTGCTGGTTGCACTCCTAAGTagaaaactgctgctgccagtgcatACAGGAGGCAGCCAAGGAACCTGACACACGGGAGGTGCTGTAAGAAGGCCTGGGTGGAGGGGGAGAAATTAGTGGAAAGCAGCCTACAGTGGGTAGAGGTGCTGAGGATAAGCCTAGAAGGTGTAGTGGTATCTTGAGGAATGGCTTAGAAAGGGGGGCAGACATGAGGACAGATGGGAAGagggctgtgggcagcctgGATAGAGATCTGAACCCCTGGGGATGTGGGACAGACAGTTGGAGGAAACTtcagagggatggatggatgttgGAAGAGgtgaaaatgcaaagcaaagatTTTTGGTGTGTCTTTATGGAAATAAAGATTCATAGTGAGAGTGATCAGGGATGATCAGACCCCCAAGAGAAGAGTGTGGCTGGAAAGTAGGAACCAGgtgaggtaaaaaaaaagaagagccaCAATAAAGTCCCATTGAAACTAAGGTTCTTCCTGTGGAAGTTTCAGGACTGAATGAAAGAAGTGTTGATCTATAACAATTTTCTCATATGTGAtcttcagtatttcagtttctttctaaCTTCTGctaattttagaaatattttttaaaatgtaaatttccaTCCATCTCTAGAACTAggcatttctgtttgttttctctattctttgttttgcttacCTTGCAttgcttctcctttttgtttcaGTCTCTTCAGTCTTAGTTGTTCACATTGCAGTAGTGCCAAAAATGTCTTCTGTGAATGGCAAGGTACTTCTCCTCAGGAAAGCTTCTTCTACTGATTCAAGTCATAAGTCTtgacattttaatgaattttgaaaacattcttTCTGAGTATTGCTTTGccaataattattaaaatactcAAGACCcccatataaaaaaaaaacaaaaacgtGCATCCTTAtgctttaaaatcaaataaaggGGTTAAGGGACctttctcactttttaaaagcacCTTCTAATATGGATATTTCTCTATAGGAGTCTATTTACTGGGAAAATATGGgcagaagaaaatcagagaaatccAGGAACGAGAGGCAGCTGAGTATATTGCCCAAGCACGAAGGCAGTACCACTTTGAGAGTAATCAGAGGACGTGCAATATGACAGGTAAGATAAGGAAATAGTTACTCTTTTAGACAAGGGGAAGGTATTTGGGATTTTATGCTACATATTATCAAGATGGAAGAGGAATAAGAAATGTAGGTAAATTCAAAATCTTAATTAAATACTGGTGCATAAATagatttgttttgcaaataaGGAGAGTCTGAAGAATAGAGTATTAAAGGGATTTTAGGGGACATCTGGACCCTTACTATCAATGAACTTACAAGTATACATGCAAGTTACAATTTTTTGTCACTTCAGGACCCTTTTGCCTTAAACTGCATGTGGTATTGAGGTGTGAAACAGCATTTAGATTCAAACAATACTGAATTTACAGCAGgattattttattcattataACACATTGTTGGTAAGCTGCATGGAGAACTTGGTGggtaatttttaataagaagCACATCAGCCCATCAGTTTCCTACACAATTAGAAGGTAGCTGACTAGCTGGAGAGCAAAAAGTGAAAGTACTTTTTCTTACAGCACCAGTCTTAGGATTTTTGGAAAGGAGATGACAGAGAACTTTAACAAATTCCTTGCCATTGTAAATACAGGCcattcaaaactatttttattaaacagattaggcagtgttttctttttctgttgaaattttTAGTGGCTTCTTGGGTGGATATAAATCCAACCTGTTTACCCAATTggtatttaattttcatcttttccgTTTTGTAGTGCTGGGAGAGATCTTGCTGCAAGGACTAGGTTTTCCTTTGCCCTTCTTTGTAGAAAGTATCTTATGTTTGGCAGCATGAATTCCTGACAAGATTTTTCATACTTTGTTCTtagtatttttcatgttttccatttcctgttTCCCATCCTGTAACAGCAGATCAGACATTGTTCTGAAagtaaaggattttttcccacTAGCTTTTTCCCATTTATAACATACCTTTCTCTGGTTCTCTTGCTGGAAGAAACAAACCTcagatctttttcttctcactgggagaaatgcagcagtgcagggtttTGCCAGTTTTTCTTGGGAGTTGGAGGCGTGTGTATGCAGGATGTGAATACACgtctgcagctggagccagtAAAACCTCATGGTAAGGGCAGCATTGTGCCCCAGCCCGTGAGAGGCACACAGGTTATTGCCCTTCTGAGCACTCCCtgggttttctgttttgcttgtcTTCCCAGCTTTGCCTGTTGAGCAATGGGATGTACATCCTATAGCAACTATTGAGTGTGAGCTGATGATGGGTAtataatggggtttttttgttgatgtTGACAAATTTTGTTGTtcgtttttttttcttttaataacagTACTGTCAATGCTTCCGACATTGAGGGATGCCTTAATGCATCAGTTAAACTCTGAGAGCCTCACATCTCTTCTTAAAAATAGGTAAGACTGTCTTAAATGTGTTGAACCCCACTTGTTTTGATGACAAgtctttttcaaattatatgTGGAGAGTATGCAGAATCTTGGTTTAGTGTCCTATTGAATCATTATTAATGTGGAGAGTATGCAGCATCTTGGTTTAGTGTCCTATTGAATCATTATTCTTAAGGTGTTTTGAAATCACtatgtaaatattttgtcatGTTAGATATATTTTGATAGGTATGGctgcatttttacagaaattacaGGAAATAATACTTCCTTTAAGGTGCTGCAGTGAGAGCCATGAGTTTTGTTGAAATGGTTATAAGATAGGTAGATAAAAGTAGTTGGAGGATCTAGTCCTCTCTTAAACAGAGCAGAATAATTTGACTGAGTTGTTGATGTTGTGTTTGTAAAAATGTTTATGTAATCTTACCAAGTTCAGACATGAGTAATAGTGGCAAGTATCCAAGATGAGATTGCAAATACATATAAGTGatgagaagtaatttttaaaattttatttttgaagaagaaCAAATAGGGACATGTCATACATTAGCAGAAATGCTTCCCTGTCAGAAAACACCATGGAATTCCTGACAACTGCAAGAACAAATAGCCtggttttaaaaacataaaGTGCATAATAACATACCTTAAACGTAAATTGCTTGGCATATGGCACAGAGTAAAAGTGTTATTTAGGCAATTAACACAGGATTTCTGACTCAATCTGGACTGTCTTTCTAGTTTACCTCCCACTAGTTTATTTATACAGCTAAAACCTCAGCTGTCTAATATTAATAGGTTACTTATTCAGTCACTGCTTTTTTCAGTCCAGAAACTTCCACAACAGAACAGCTTGATTTAAAGAGGGAATTGCAGCCTGAATGATGTTTTTATAATAAACTGTCTTGAGTATTTGCAACTATTATTGAATATTATTtaccccaaacaacaaaaaattggGAAAGGTTAATTTTAATGGAATGAATTTACTTATCATAATAGAAGCCTTAttcaatgaaaaaattaaactgaatgAGCAAAAGAGCTTGTGGATCACCAGGTATGTCATCTGAACTGTTGAGCAAATAGTCTGCAACAGTTTGTAATTCTTTGTTCAGTGGTGAAGACATATAATACATTAGTTTGTTCTCTGTAGCAAGCAGTCTTTTATCAAGATACATCTCCTGTGTCTAAATTGATCAGTTGAAGCTGTGTAGGGGTTCATTGATGCACATCTGAGTTCCAACAATAGTGAAAATAGAGATTAGGCTTTTTGTTATTGGTATGCACTTATgaagtcaatttttttttaatgcttgctACATGCAACATTCTATAAGCATGGAAGGCTATTTCATGTGTATCTTACAGTGGAATTTGTGTCTTAATACTTCTTATTTTACTTACACTGAGGAAGTTTTAACTGGATGCTTGAAAATTTTGAACTGAAATGTAGGGAAGGGGTTGTGAAAGCACAGATAATGGAATCAGCCATCAAAGCTTGCTCCACTTTGAAGAGATTCTTTGAAGAAGCTCTGCTATGCATGGAGGTATagatttctttgctttccactTCCATTTGAGAAGATCAATCAAAGGGCTCCAGGCCCTTGAGTGCTGTTGTTGAATATACAAAAGAGCAGATGTGGGGATTTACTTTTCTTTATGTCCCTGAAGATGTATTATTTTTCTCACATAATCTGTGTTGTGGCTTAACATGTTATGGATCTGTGTTATCATGTATTACAGATCATATTATGCCTTAGGTAATctcctttaatttaaaatccacTCACTTCCTTAAATTTGGTGTGGCCAGTGGTACCCTGGAGGTGTAAGGAGCCTGAAGTCTTCAGACCTCCAAAGAAATTTTTGAAGATGGAACAGCACCAAAGACCACAGATGTTCTTGCTTAATCTGTCCTCTTTTTAAAGCCCAGTGATTGGTTAAGATAATGTGAAGTCCCTGCTTCTGCAGCCTTGCAGATTTTGCACATCTCCTACCTCTTCAGCACTTGGCTTTATTCCAAACTTCTGGTTTCTGTTTGCATTGTCCTTTGCTTCCATAGCAAGAATGGCcttccaaataaataaacatgaagTAAAAGCTAAGCTTTGGGTAGCAGCTGAGTCTTAGTAAATTGCAGGAGatgaagactgaaaaattaatttccactgTTAGGCTTAATACTTGCAGACTTTAACTCTTATCTGGCTGCTACCTTACGTTGTAAGGAGAAGTTCTGTAAGCACGAGCTctagaaaatgttttgatgtATTAGGTACAAGTGTAGTTGGCTGATGATGTATTGGCTTCTCTTTATCTCTTCCTTAACTCTGGCTGCTACCTTACGTTGTAAGGAGAAGTTCTGTAAGCACGAGCTctagaaaatgttttgatgtATTAGGTACAAGTGTAGTTGGCTGATGATGTATTGGCTTCTCTTTATCTCTTCATTCTGCATGAAGAACTTACCCCTGATGAGTAACAACTATAGCTTTGAGTCCTGTTATATGTTTTATGTGTAGAAATactacagtattttttaataaagtcctttgttttgttttagcaaagctttaaaaactTGCAGAGAGTAGCTTGCAAAAAGTGTGTGAGTTGGTTATGTTTGCCATGGATCCATGTCTCTCTTTCAGCTATTGTTTATTTAATCTGTCTCTTTAGTTTTCAGAGTTGTAGAGTTAATAGTTTATTGTATCAGTTTATTCACATTATTTGATAGTGGTGAGCctaaaaatttttgtttatgGAAGTGATAAACTAATGCCAAAGTTTACGTATTATGCCCGTAAAGAGAAATGATTTCTGGTAAGAGGTGCTgaggtttgggtgtttttttaaataaattaggTTACTGTAAAATATAGGTTAATTTGAACTCTTGTCTCTAAATATTTAAGTGTTAATTCTGATCCTAAGAAATTAACAAATGTTTCCCTAAGTGACTTTTACAATATCTTACTTCCACAATTGACATACAGTAGCCATTCTTTTCTGACCGTGCTTAACAGGTGAGAATGGCTGGTGAAAATTTTGGATGGTTAACTTGCTTTTATTCCTGTTACTGCTGTCGTATTGCTAAGATTACCTCTGGATAGTAGTTATAAATGTGCAATGTACTTCAGGCAGTTCAGTTGTATCTATGCAATCTACAGTCTTGCTTTGTTGGCTGCAGAATATAAACTTTGTAGGAGTTGGGCAGGTCAAAATAGTGAACATGCctcaacaaaagaaaaatggtcAATGTGTATTGGTGTGGGTGGTGCAAGATCTCCTTTCCACCGATGGTTTTGATCTCTTTGGTTTTTGATGACCAAATATGAACTTTAACACATCAAGCAATGGTAAATCTCGCAAGAAAGTAGGACAATGAAATTGTGATCCTGCATTTATTACACACAGGAAGTCCTGCTGAACTGAGTCGACATTAAATGTATAGAGTCAAGGCCCCAGAAAAGACCACTGTACCATCAGTGGCTTTTTCTGACTGCATGTTATAGTAGCTCAAAACTGATCGTGTAAGTGACATCACTAAATGCTACATTTATACCTtacagttttaatatttttctatgcCTTTATAGAGTGTTGTTTGTATACTGCTTTCTTGAACAAGGCCTTTCTTGAATGAGATATAGACCTGGGTgtgatttgaaaataattacGGTAGCTAAATAAGTTCACCTTAGAGCACTGCTATGTCATTTAACATACTTGTTAATTTCTGAGTAAAATATAATTCTTagtatttccatttatttttcccacaGGCCAGCAAACAAGTTAGAAATATGGGAGGATTTAAAGATAATAAGTAAGTGGAAATGAAAGATTACATCTGCATAATTATTTAGTGTAgatttaaaatgtctttcatatcatttaaaacaaactttaCACTGGGTTGTTTCAGTAGATGTGAAGATAGTGTAGCACACATGGCAaacctcctccctgcccctgcactcCCAAAGGCTTTTcatgaaggaatttttcttaTCCCCATGGGAAGTTAGAAGCTCAGAGACCAAGGTGAAGAATTTTATTGgacttcctgctgctctgctcagtaAAATTTTGGGAGACCTTTCTGTGCCATcacaataaaattaaactaGTTTCAGAAATTCTATGCTGGATGTAATGAAAATTCAATCAGAAATGTAGGTCAGCCCTTAAATGGCCAGCAGTTCCCTCTTTTTGAGCCTGTTGGAGAGAACCACTATAGCAGTGGTCGTGAAGCCTTAGGATCATCTTCTTATTTGTTGGCTGATGGAAGCagtggaagggaagaaaaaagtaaactCGGATAATTTTGCAGTGAAATTCTACCGTTATGTCTTTGattccttttggttttttcttcttttcataaCACCTTTACAGATTCTACTTTTCATCTgactcctttctttccttctgtatCTATTCATAATGCTTCTTCTACTCACCCTCATTGCCTATTGGCTGGTAGCTGAtgctcattttaattttccttctttagcTCTTAGCTGCTTCTGTCTTTTTTAACAAGCTTCACTTTTGTCTGAATTGCATGATGAGGGCTAACTTAGACTGTGTATTTCCTGGCCTAAAGAAGAAAGATGATTTGACACTAAGCATTTTCCTTCTGGACCAACttgtataatttttattttctcaaaataactTGTGTAATGtgcaaaattatattaatataaaacTTTAAATGGAACACTTTAGATGTAGATCCAGCACATCAGATTCATGACCATCTTAGGTATGCattgtgaaaacattttatgaCAATCAGCGAGAAAAATGTGACTGCATATTTAAAAGTAACTAGTGCTTTTGAGTCTTGGAAAACACTCTCTCCCCCTGACCCATCcttatttctgtttttgtcTTCCCAAGGCTTCACACGCAGTATTGTGGCTGTGTACAGCACCTGTATGCTCGTGGTTCTCTTGCGAGTCCAGCTGAACATCATCGGCGGTTACATCTACCTGGATAACGTCACGCTCGGCAAGAACGGCACAGTAAGTGTCTTGCTTTTCAAAGGTAGGATTTCTACTTCCTTGGAAGGGAAAGGATTATTGGGTGAGAGGAAAAGGGTATAGCTTAGGGCTATTGAAATGAAACCAAGGGTCCTCACAGGAGTGGGGTATGTGGAGGCATTACTGACAGTACAATATATTGATGTCCTCTGATAGCATCTAAATTTGGATGATGTAGTGATACTGTTGCCTATCTGAATACCAGAAATAGTATGTAATGCCTTTTGTCTTGCTTAAAGAAGGCTGCTTTCTGTTTGAACACCAACATGAAATTATTgcttttactttgcttttttgtgaAATGATAATACCATGTGAATGATTCAAGATATGTAAGCAAAGGTGTATATATATTATTAGGTCTTCTAAGTACACACATTAATTCCTTCCGTTAAATTTTTCTGagattaaagaagaaaaatgttgtcTTTGAAATTTCCACTATTTGGTTTAACTTCAAAAGGTCATCTACCTAAATGTCTGTTGGGGGGGACAAGCAAGGTAGAAGAGCTGTTTTTTGTTGATATAGTGTATCACCACTCAATAAAAATAGATCACTCCCACAGTAGGCAAGTACCCGTTCTAGAGAGTGGGACGGCAAATTGCTGGATGACTCATCTAAAAATAATGGATAAAAGCTGATTAGTTCTCATCTGCCCCCCTGTGATAGCTCCTGCAGAGAGTCAAGGAACATCATGTCAAGGCAGGATGGAGAAAAGCTTTCAGTAGGAAGGCCAGAGTTGACTGAGGTAGTACTTCATTTTGTAAAACctgaaaaagctgttttagAAGGGCAAGATGAGTTTGATCTAGAaacatgtttcttttctgttaatttctcAGTAGAGAAGTGGGTTGACAGGGCCAACTCTGATGCATTCTGTTGGGACAAACTGGAATCCTGTCTTGGTTTCCAaaagtttcttttctgtcagATAAGATTTTATTAGGTTTCAGCATAAAAAAACTTACTCCACTAGATTAATTTCTGCTGTGGTGGAGGGTCTAGTTTCACCTGCAATGCAAGTTTTTAAGAAACTTTCCTTTAGGTGAATGAAAAGTGAAAGATCTTTCTGTGCCACTGAAGATGGAAGAGAGATCTGTATGGGTTTGAAGAAACGAATGCCAGAAGACTTATGACAGATCCAGGGGTTGATGGGCAGGAAGAGTCAGTACAAAGTTGAAGATAGTGGGGCAATCTGTTTGCTGAAGAGTATTACAAAGactaagaaaattattttcgAAGTTATTTTTGCATTGTTCTCTACTGTTGACTGTTAAAgaactgttgggtttttttcccccacagacACCACTAGCTCCCCCTGAAGTCCAGCAGCAATATTTATCAAGCATCCAGCACCTTTTAGGAGATGGTATGGTGTTTATTATGAACTAACTACACTTATAAAATTCTACTTTTTTGGGGACTTGATCAAATCATTAGAATAATTTTGACTTTCTTCCTTTTAGGACTGACTGAGTTAATAAGTATTGTTAAACAAGCTGTGCATAAAGTTTTTGGAAGGTAAGAGCCTATAATTTTCTGTGGTTagcttttaaagttttattgTGATGACTGTTCCCAAAATAAAGAGTTTTATAAGAATTGAGCAGACATATTGACTTTTTCAAAACGATGCTTTTATTATAGCAGGCTGTGTCTGCCAGTGCAAACCCACATAGCTGATTGGAGTCTTGTTACTTGTAAACATGTTGTTGGtagaaagagaaagcagcatTACTCATTTTGCAATCAACACTgtcatctttttcctttccagtatTTCCCTTAAGCAGACCCTGTCTCTTCTGGAGCTGGAACAGAAACTTAAAGATATCAGGGAAGTAGTGGAACATAAAGATTTGACTCAGATTGCGTCTTACTCTCCCTTATGTCGTTATCTGATGCCAGATGAAGAAAACCCCTTGGCTAGCCAGGTACTTGATTCAGTTCCTTTCACCTACCTTTTTTCATTATgcttttttttggggtttttttgtttggagaaGGAAGGGTGCATAACAATCCTCTAGTGTACTGTGGCATCTGTGTCTTTAATAAATGGGGAAGCCTCTTCCATCAAGTGTCCTTATCTCTTTAATCTAGGCACAGctctatttttttcagatttgatAGAAAACAAGTGTCATCCTCAGAATGTCAACTTTGTACTAAGAAATGCAGCCCAGTTACTGCCTTTAGCCTGTGAAAGAagctgtgacacagcacagcttaACTCAACCCTAAGATAAATTGTGTCATCTGCACTTGTGTGCCAGCAATATTCACGGAGTGCTGAAGCATCTTGTCTGGTGCACACGGTGATTGTGTGCTGGAGTCGTTTGATGCTTTGG
This window contains:
- the PEX3 gene encoding peroxisomal biogenesis factor 3; protein product: YGYFSIGVYLLGKYGQKKIREIQEREAAEYIAQARRQYHFESNQRTCNMTVLSMLPTLRDALMHQLNSESLTSLLKNRPANKLEIWEDLKIISFTRSIVAVYSTCMLVVLLRVQLNIIGGYIYLDNVTLGKNGTTPLAPPEVQQQYLSSIQHLLGDGLTELISIVKQAVHKVFGSISLKQTLSLLELEQKLKDIREVVEHKDLTQIASYSPLCRYLMPDEENPLASQACGLTERDIATIKLLNETRDMLESPDFSTVLSTCLNRGFSRLLDNMAEFFRPTEKDLSQNSSVNSLSSVSLPLAKIIPIINGQIHSVCSETPSHFVQDLLMMEQVKDFAANVYEAFSTPQQLEK